The genomic stretch TTTTTGTCACATGTGTTTTCATCTATTCAACCCTGACCTCATTAGAATTCAATTTTAGATTCACAAACCTTTTTTCAGAAGTTAAACACAATAGTAACAAATCATATGGGTTAATGGGACAAATTGGTGGAGTGGTCTTTGAAACCTGAAAGATTCATTGGTTGATAAGCAGTCCACAGGcagtaaccacacacacaaatacactcactcacacacaaacatcaacagagTAGGTATCAAAGCTCAAGAGGCCACAGtatcccccctctcctcctcagtgcACTGTACATCCTCTGCTGTAACCACACAGCCGTGCACAGGGCCGGGCACATTTGCAGATGCACATGACGGAGGtaagaggaagggagaggggggggagtcAGCTTGAAAACGCTTCCGACAATGATGAAGACGTAAAGGTGCGAGGACTGAAACAATAGTCAGAAATGAGAAAGGGAGTGAAAGGGAGAGTGCGCCTGAATCCGTGGGAACCGTGTTGGACCTGCATCATTTGCAGAACCAAGACCACCCACTGACCTTGACTCACCTCCAGTGCTTTCACCGCCCCTCATTTCAAGGGGCAAGAcgcaagagagaaagaggaagcagCATTTGCAGTTATAGCATGTAGTTCTCTATTATGATGCACTTGGAGGAGCTTATTTGGAAGCTGACAGGAGGCTTCACCAGAGTTCCCATCATGAGGCCTCACCCCTGGATCACCGTCCTGCATGTGTCCCTCTGGGCAGCGCTGGTTCTCACCTTAAACGCTGACAGTAAGtgattttttgtgtgtgtcgtGCTGTCTCAGGATTTCTGTGGCGctgcttttccttccttctcgAATATAAACAGTCAGcttgttttattctgtctgGAGAGCTTTGTAATCCGAAGCCTTTCCAAAAGGGTCGGAGGCCAGATTTCTCTGAGGGTCGTGAATTTAGAAGTGCCGCGTTCAAGTCCACACTGGATTCAGATTTTGGAAAAACTAAGTTTTTATCTATTTGTCAAACTCCATCTCTCTCGAGTAAAAGTCCTAGCTGATATCAGTAATCAGAGTAGATTTGTTCACGATAACATTTGGAGCGTGATTCTGCCTCAAGCGTCAAAGGcacaactttttgttttaaataggGGAAATCTAAAACGAACGTATGTTGAactgagaaatgtaaaaatccaaaaaaaacagtttcagttGCATAAAAAACTTCATTTTCGGTCTCAACAGGaggttgtttttcatgtgtggGCGCTTGATGGAAACAATTAGAGATTTTCTCTCCAACtttaagaaaagaacaaatttCCAAAAGCAAGACACATAATGTTATTTTCAAATGGAACTCATGTTCAAAGTGTTGATTACAAGGGAGGTAATAGTTTTGAGTTTTAATTCGTCCTCTTGCAATAAGAACTACCTGCAtgattttcatcttttaaaaacactaatGACTATGtgaattaatttagttttattcatgtatttatacacagtctatgggcATAAAGGTTCTTATCGTGGTCTGTGGGCAGGATGTGTATTATTTGATGATGACTCACTGTGGGCAAGTGATATTTCTAATTATATcatttgatttataataaaaatgtcagtAATAATCATGTTAAAAAACATGCATCTACACATTTGATCCGCTGAGTCCTCACAGGTAGAGAACCTTCTGCTACTTATCTTTACATATGTTTATTCATATAGGACATTGACACAATAGACctgcataaaataaaataaaataaaattgctATGATGTGGATAACTCACAGTCTATGGGTAAAAGTGATCTATGTGGTTTTAAAGTTCCTCATGAAACGTGGACTTCACTTTCAGTTCCTTCAACCTCAGCTAATTTtcttcacaaattcaaaggtCATTGTCAAGGGATATAACAAACATAGCAACTGTCATTGACCCTTCGTTATAAAACGTGTTCTATAAGAATctatcattttatatatttgtaatctGCTCGTATTGTCATTTTTCTTCTGCAGGTGAAGACTCGGGCTGTACCCCAATGATCAAAGTACGCCGCAACACGGCCTACGAGACCTCACTTGGACAAGAACTTGTCATTAACTGCACAGTAGATTTCTGCAATAAATCAGTACCAACAGTGACCTGGTTCAAGCTGCTGAATGAAACTTATAAACATATCAGTGTCGGACGTAGCAGTCACATTAGAACAGAGTGGAAAGAGTTTAACCATTCAGAGGGGGCATCGTTTTTGATTTTCCAAAAAATACTCAGCAACGACTCAGGTCTGTATCAGTGTCGAGTGGGAAATGATGTGAGTCACGCCATCAACGTCTCTGTCCATGGTGAGTGTGACTTAAGAAACCTGTGCTCacattaagataagataagataaaaagaaggaaagataAGTTAGGACACAATGCGACACAAAAAGATAAGAatacaataagataagataaactttattgatcccacgcCGGGGAAATTCACTTGATACAGCCACATAAAATTAAATCAAGGTACATAATATAGATCTTTCACTGCAGATGGACATGCTATTTGGAGAGAAAAGTACTTGAGTATcgtgtttgtgcattttgtatatggagatattgaaataaataaatatatacacatacatagaCAGTTATACATATTGTGAAGCTTATTTTTCTAATAACCGCTATTGTATAATAAAAGTACAAGAGCAGCACTGTGTTTGGACCCAGAATGTAAAATATATCTGATATtaaattcatataataataaaaacaatagcgCTGTGTTGTTTTGTAGGTGGTGGTGAACATACAAGGAAGAATAACACAAGTAAGCCTTCACTTTATCTGAATCATGAAACGgttcaaacactgaaacactgtaGTTGATACGAATTCCTTCCTATTCCTTACAGTTCCCAAAACTTCGAACCCAGAGGCCCTAAAACCTATGTGGATGTACATGTCCTCTGCTGCTGGGATCGTGGGATTCGTCACCGTAGCGATCGTTATAACTGTCGTATCAATGCGATGGTGCAAAGGtgaactgtttttaaaagaaaatcaataatgGCACCATGCAATACAAATCAATGAGTCGGAAAACAATAATCAATTTGTCAAACTCTTGCAGGGAAATCAAAGAAAGGGACACAAAGTGAATGTCAGGTAAGACGAGTACATTTCAAACTTAAATCCACCTCATCCCATTTTAAGTCCTTCCTACTATGCAATGTGATATTCTCTCTTGGATGTGTGCAGTACGCGACAATCCATATGGTCGAGAGGCCCCTCACACGTGGCGGCCCCCCGCCCGGGCCGAGAGCGAGCCCCTCTGCCCCGCCATCTCGTTTATCTGCACCGAAAGACCCGCGACCCGACGAGTTGACGTCACCAAGAGATCAGGTTTACAGCAAGGTGAAGGGAGGCAGCAAGAGAAAGAGGAACGCGGTGGAGGACGGGAGCGGAGTCGTGTACGCGGCACTcaaccatcagctgccaccaggGGCCGCCGCTCGGCCCCGGAGGTCGGAGGACTGTTCGGAATACGCAGCTATTCGAGTGGCGTAAACACGCAACAACCACAGGTGATGTGGGGTAATGTCAGTCCAGTGAATTTGGCAGAAGTTAGCAGAACGTTTCAAACTGGTAAATGGCAGAGGAGCTACAACGGCCCCTCGTACAGCAAGGACACAAGGATGTTGTTCCATGTCCAGGATGTTGTGTATCCTCCTCTACACGTGCACAGGTCTTCTCTCTGCTCAAGATGAAGTTTGTCAGAGTTATTCTGGGAACGTTGTTTGTTCATCATGTACTAATGCGAACGACACAAGAGCAAAACTGAGGGAAATGTCAACGAGTGCACCTGGTTGTTTCTCTTCCTGCCGACCGCATCTCACATCTCAGTATTGCTCAAAGTTAGAAGAACTTGAAAATAGAGGTTGTGGAAATTCCCAGGGAGCATTTTACAGATGTAAGTTTGATGATTAGTGATGTTCTACATCAGTGATTCACTGGGGGGTCACTTAACGATTGTGGAGAAaagaaattatacattttagagtgggaattattattattcccttttgttgcatttttccCTTTATTGACAGGAAAGAGAACGGAGAAGACACACGGCAACTGGTCGAGTAAGAACCGAACCTGTGACTCAAACCTCCATATGAAGTAAATTCACTCTTACTTTTGCCCAGAACCTACAATGGCCACTTTTCTGagatatttacatttcataaaaaataaactacattttctaaaaatctTCAATCGGAGCCGGTGGCCGAAAGCTGAATGTCACAGACACGATGAGAAGAGTCTGTAGAGCTAAAGCGTGTTCTGCCAAACTAAATGGATTGTTACACACTGTTTGCGAACTGTCTACAACTAGTGTGGTTTTGTTTGCGATCCTGCTTTGCGATGTTTGTTAAAAAACTGTGACTTCACCTTCACGCCTTGAAATGACTCTTCGGAGTGACACCACACCTGATAACAGTTATGCTTCCATGAGTTTTCATCCTGTATCAAGTCGACTGTATGAATGTAAACATGAGCTTTGTCTGtaccttcaaaataagagtaataataataataaaaaagtttttgtgCAATCATATAACATAATGTGTTTCCACGACTGTTTGATGTGAAGTTTTCTTTGAAACTGTTCAAAGGAAGCAGGAAGTTTTACTCAAAAGTCCCCGTAAAGTTTCACATCTATCAAGGTtgaaaaaggtgtgtgtgtgtgtgtgtgtgtgtgtgtgtgtgtgtgcataaacagtaaaacagcatttccttcctccctttttaAAAGTCCAGCTAAAATACAACTgcacctttttttgtttttacagcacaAAGCGACCACAGTGTAAAAAACCTATGCAACTTCTTCTGTGATctgttattatattttatcattttccGTTTGCAGGTGATGATCCTGACGGTTACTTGACGATCAAAATGAACCGCAACACACATTATGAATTTATCAAAGACTGGAGCTTAGCGCTGATATGTCACATTCTTTCTGATATGTCAAATAAGTCAATAGGCTTTGGCATGATTGTACTTTGTATTGTGTTCCTTTAAACTTCTTCATAAAGGCCTGGTCACTGTCATGAATGATGGTGAATCTGACACTTTCTTGCCCTTGGATTCTTGTAAATCAAAGTGTGAAATTGATCACACGAGAAAGTGctattgtttgatttgtttgatgtgtgtgtgtgtgtgtgtgtgtgtgtgtgtgtgtgtgtgtgtgtgtgtgtgtgtgtgtgtgtgtgtgtgttttcatgcaacACGTTTACTGGTTCATAGTTTCCTTTCTTCTTCAGGAAGGTAATTTACGTGCACACATCAGGTACCAACACCTCTTTTAAAGGtgattgcttgtgtgtgtgtgtgtgtttgcacctctgttcttctctgtggatgatgagctgcagcttttcttCTCTGGACACGGTGTTTGGTGCGTTCGGGACCAGACAGCCGGTCGACTGAcgaacaggaagcagaaataaaaccacatgtcaCGTAAACACATGTACAAACCGATGAGGGGAAGGGATGGAGGTTACTTTACAGTTGAAGATGTAAAATTAGAAAATATAATCAGACTCGAGCTCAGACATCACCCAGCTGTTAAAGAAATTGTGTTTCGCAAAAAATTGTCCCAactttatataatttaataagcAAATGGCAACAACAAAATCTATTAATGTAGcaattattgatttaaaatatcatCTTTAATGTTTACACGGCAAGTTGACGGGTATCAACaaatatacaacacacacatgcttaatATGACAAAAACATTGATGAGGTGGTAAAAATGACGTTACCTTTTACCTAGAGGAGTTTGGAGCAGAGACACAGGTGGAAAGGAAGACGTCACAAGATCATCCCCCTTCCACCTTGAATCCAGGAAACGACACCTTTCAGTTGAGACCGAAACCCTCGGCACCTTTAAAACCAGGAACCACCTCAAAAAAACAACTCCGTCAGCTACATAGAAATCATTACATGTCTTGTTTTAAAAGATATTGGAACGTATGTTTTAATTAATGACGTTTGTGATGCAGGAGTCAGGCAGGaacgacgatgatgatgatgatgatacttgAGCCCTTTACTTTGattctgctgcaaaaaaaaacacattgacctctgtgatttatttatatatctttgATCGAGGACTGTGTAAAAGACTACAAGTGAGCTACAACATGTGTAAGTGGCTGAGTGAAGTCTGTGAAGCAGTGTGGCCTGTGGGATGTGATACCTCTGTGGTTGTAAAAGTGCTAAAAGCTGCAATGCTTGCACAATCTggcacacacagccacacaaacacacatgtttaaaacacaaaccagacaTGCACGCATCGCCCACCAACCACAATGTGAGACATGCAGGTAGAGACACATTGCCCCTTTAGAGCTATTATCAAGGAAGCtcaaaaacttttattttcgAGCAGGGGGGCGACAGTTAAtaacacatttgtattttgtaatattGAACAAATATTGGAACTAAGGCCGAATTGGACAAGTGGAAAAACTCACTTAAAAGCTAATCACACAAGGTTGCCATCTAGTGTTGAAAAAACAGGTCAGCATCCTGAACTTTCAACAGGTCAGATGATACCGTATCTTGGTGATTCAACTGTTTTTCAGAGTGAAAcctttaaaatcttaaaaaggtgaataaataaattcctTGTGGGGTGACTCGATAAACATGACTGATTTTATTGTTCGTTAATTCAATGTTGGCACCGAGTTTCCTTCAGATAagcttctgttttattattaatgggGAAATTATTTGCTTTAAGAAGATGAGAatcaaaataaatcagtcaGATGCCAAAGCAGAGCAACGACGGGCCCTTTTCCTGCCTTTGTGAGGTCTGtgcaaacaaagcaaacaaaaatgtaCACGAGAGGCGTTTGGAGGAACTTCAGAATTGTCCATGTCAGACTGAAGACCTCTTTTCCAAAACACGATTAAAGACATTTgaggggaaagaagaagaaaattgaTCAGTTTctaagaaagaaataaaaagaatgagGTCACAGTTCTCATTCTAACACTTGGAAAGAGATGTTGAAAATACTGTGATTACTTTAAACCTCTGAGTTGAGTTGAAATAGTGGCgtcaaattgtgattttaaataattgtcaggatcattaaaaacactttatcCATCTTTGTGAAGCAATAGCTAAAATCGCACTTGCAGGTTAATTCAAGGTTATTTCAAGGTAGATCATCACAAAAATGACACGAGGAAACTGAAGCCCCTCGTAGGGTCTGAGAGTAAAGTCACTTGCGTGGGCTGCGGAGGAAATGAGTTTcctgttgtgttattttctggTGAGGTAATTCTTCACCACCCACAGCCTCAATACACACCTTCACCTAGAGTTTAGTCGTGAGGTTTACGAGAAACATCTGATATAATTATGGAAGCTCGGTTCTGCCACTTTGTTTTAAGAAGTCCTGTAAGTCACCATGATGTAATAATTTACTATCTCATTATTGTGATCTaatctcacaaacacagatgatgaaaaacaataagCAGCAAAAACAGAAGCGGATAAAGTCTCAGTTTTTCGTTTTTATTTGTTCCAAATCATGCTAATCTGCTCTTTAATCAATTCTTACAGGTACAGAAAAAGTGAATACtgctaaaaaaacaagaacaacaaaaaagacagaaatataaaacagagaggaaatgtggGAAGAAAATCATATTTACAGCAGCTTTAGTATATTTGTAACAACACTATAGGTATTTATCAGATTTAACCCTTATAATAAACTATACAGATCATTGACTTCAGTGTGAAAGTAGATCATATGTAAACAACCAATAGCTGTGTTtaattattagaaaataatatttctttTCTGATGAATACGAGTTTCCACAAAGTCCCTGTACATTAACATTTCCTGCAAAACCAAAACTAGTTCTTCTTACACAGGAAAATAGATTTGGACCAACCAAATGGTTGGAACAACTTAAAAAAACGACATCAATTGGTAACTAACCAATTCATCAAGTTCGTTCAGCAGAGTTACATCAACACAATTGttgactttaatttgaaaaaaacgtATCTGTAGTCATATCTTTTCAGTGTATGGTTTGACTCAGTCATGAAATACTGTACAATGATGCAAAGAAAAATgcacacacttttaaaacacacacacgccatctGTTACTTTCTCACACACGTGCAAACAGTGATTCACAGCTCGTCCGCACAGTTAGttagtctcacacacactctctcacacacacacacacacacacacacacacacacacacacacacacacacacacacacacacacacacacacacacacacacacacacacacacacacacacacacacacacacacagattttagCCGCAGCTCCACTTTTTTACTTCCTGTAACTCGCaagatgtttaatgttttaatgcagtttctatttattctctgtttttatattattattttattttgtattttaaggCTGTTCAGCACTGTCGTTGTTTTTAAACTTGCTATATAAATAGACTTGACTATTTAAACAGGTCGACCTGTactgaaaaatattaaaatcagttACTTGCTTATATCTTAATGTGCTGAAGTCTTTTACAGTTTAATAAACTTTTATATTGAAGGAGATATGAGGcagctgtggtaggaaaaaaacatcaacgGTCCCACAGAGTATTTAGAATATATCCATATTTCAGTCAGAATACTTCAAACTAAGAGCAGAAGCAAATCAAAAAGCTATATATACACAacctatatgtaaaaaaatatataactattCAACACAGGAGAATTGATCTGACCCCAACGTGATGGCACAAGACACATCGACTAACTCTTCTCTGATCACAGTGATTACGTCGACAATTAAGGCTGTAAGTGTAAAATCTAGTGTTAAATAAGGTGGTTTTAGTTCTGTTTACTTTGTGTCTAGCAGTGAGTCAGCAGTGTTGGCCCCGGCTCCGTGGAAAGCTTTGCTCCCGTCCTGTGCGCGCTGAGCCGGACGGCACGGTGCTGAGCAGATAGGTCAGACTCAGAGCTCTGCTGGACCCTCATCAAAGCAGCGGTCCAAATCAGTCTGGacagaaagagggggggggcaaTTAGTTGGTCAGCCGGGCAGGTTTTGTCCCAGGAGCCACCGGAAACTGTTCAGTCTGGAATGCCTTCATCGCTGAGATTTCATCGGTAAAAGAACGAGCACCTTTGGTAAATCGCTCATTAGGTGATGAAAGCATCTAATCCTGTTTTGGTAAATGTAGGAAATCAATTCTTCTCTTGAGCAGTTACATGTGTGTCTTCTAGGATACGTCCATCAATCAAACTTTTATACAAGGGAACAAAGGTGGATTTCTTTGAATAGTTTAAAGACACAGGAACCCACGACGCCCTGCTCAGATCTGAAAAAGACCACATGTACACGATAGTAAAGCAGGAATTCAGCGGCTAGGATTAAGTGCCTGTCACACCTCCATGGACATATGGCAGCAATGTGAGttattcagaggtggtctgCAGAGTTATTGCTGAATGGACACATGCAGCCTACAAGCCAATTAGAGCAGGAGAGACCTGTGAGCAGAGCCTGGATATTTACagtgtagtgaccagcaggtgtcaccttctgctctgttttccttcctctaATCTCTACCCACCGTGTTTGTGTGCCAGACCGGATGCTTTGCCTCCCTCAGCACTTCCTGTGGTACTACGGGTTGAAAGGTGCCATGGGAACCATTTGCTTTCATGAATAAAAGGTTCTTATTTGTGgtcagccccccacccccaccccaccccaccccagcCCCTATAGCTGTGCCAACGCAGCACCTTGCAGTCTGGACATCTCCATCCGGCCACGCCAAAGATCATAGAAACGCAGACACAAATACTCCGGTGGTATTTTACTGGAAGAACCTCAGGCCTTTGGGCGCTACTTCCCAAACTATGAGTGAGGCAGGCAGAGGCTGAATTACGCCCCCACCGGTTCGGAGGAAAGCCACGAAAGCTATTTTGTGGGTGGCTACCGGTTTTACTTCTGGCCACAGACATCACAACTTTTGTGGGCTTCTCTGGAGCTGAACGTCTGAGACATGCTTTGGTTTTACTTTCTTACTCCAAACTTGAGGATTTCAGCTTTAACACTCATTCAGGGAGAAGGTGCTGAGGTCTTTTGCTTGAGGGAATAAATACTCTGATAAATCCAGTGATAAAACGTAGAagcctttaaaatgtattttcacaatCTGCTTCTTAGTCTGAGCAACAGCGTtttacaagaacacacacaattacatcTTAAAGTatctgatcacacacacacacacacacacacacacacacacacacacacttgaagatttttaatgtgtaacagttgttttttcatctaTTTAATTAAGAAccaatattaaatacatttcaggaTATGTGAGTAAA from Hippoglossus stenolepis isolate QCI-W04-F060 chromosome 24, HSTE1.2, whole genome shotgun sequence encodes the following:
- the LOC118103158 gene encoding B- and T-lymphocyte attenuator, which translates into the protein MMHLEELIWKLTGGFTRVPIMRPHPWITVLHVSLWAALVLTLNADSEDSGCTPMIKVRRNTAYETSLGQELVINCTVDFCNKSVPTVTWFKLLNETYKHISVGRSSHIRTEWKEFNHSEGASFLIFQKILSNDSGLYQCRVGNDVSHAINVSVHGGGEHTRKNNTIPKTSNPEALKPMWMYMSSAAGIVGFVTVAIVITVVSMRWCKGKSKKGTQSECQYATIHMVERPLTRGGPPPGPRASPSAPPSRLSAPKDPRPDELTSPRDQVYSKVKGGSKRKRNAVEDGSGVVYAALNHQLPPGAAARPRRSEDCSEYAAIRVA